The Paenibacillus sp. MBLB1832 genome has a window encoding:
- a CDS encoding carbohydrate ABC transporter permease translates to MKQSYGYQAMLYLFSIAICLVMVIPFVWSLITSIRPDEEIFMLPIRWIPSGLTVSHYVKAFELVPFGLYFSNSFYLAMMGVLFNLLLGSLSGYAFAKLHFRGRDTMFKILLAAMMIPGVVTLIPQFFVLKHIPFVGGNDWSGVGGNGLLNTFWAVILPGASGSFAVFFMRQFFVSLPSDLQEVSRIEGSGELRIYWNIYMPLAKPALATLGIFTFQAGWNSFLGPLIMLNDPAKKTIQLGLAAFTYNKQVDFGPLMAGALIAVVPILILFLLLQKYFVQGIAFTGTKG, encoded by the coding sequence ATGAAGCAAAGCTATGGCTATCAAGCGATGTTGTATCTCTTTTCCATCGCCATCTGTTTGGTGATGGTCATTCCTTTCGTATGGAGCTTAATTACATCAATTCGGCCCGATGAAGAAATTTTCATGCTGCCGATCCGCTGGATCCCCTCGGGGTTAACGGTCAGCCATTATGTGAAGGCGTTCGAGCTGGTGCCATTCGGCCTGTACTTCTCGAATTCATTTTATTTGGCGATGATGGGTGTGCTATTCAACTTGCTGCTGGGCTCTTTGAGCGGGTATGCGTTCGCAAAGCTTCATTTCCGAGGGCGGGATACGATGTTCAAAATTTTGCTGGCCGCCATGATGATTCCTGGTGTGGTCACGTTGATTCCGCAGTTTTTTGTACTGAAGCATATCCCTTTCGTGGGCGGAAATGATTGGTCGGGCGTCGGAGGGAACGGGCTGTTGAATACGTTCTGGGCTGTTATTTTGCCTGGCGCTTCCGGATCGTTCGCCGTGTTTTTCATGAGGCAGTTTTTCGTTTCGCTGCCGAGCGACTTGCAAGAGGTGTCACGCATTGAAGGCAGCGGGGAGCTGCGCATCTATTGGAACATTTATATGCCGCTGGCGAAGCCGGCGCTGGCTACGCTTGGTATTTTCACCTTTCAGGCAGGGTGGAACTCCTTTCTCGGACCGCTTATTATGCTCAATGATCCTGCTAAGAAAACGATTCAGCTGGGCTTGGCCGCTTTTACGTATAATAAGCAAGTGGATTTCGGTCCGTTGATGGCAGGCGCTTTGATTGCGGTTGTTCCGATTCTGATCCTGTTTCTTTTGCTCCAGAAGTATTTCGTGCAGGGGATTGCGTTTACAGGGACCAAAGGGTAA
- a CDS encoding 6-phospho-beta-glucosidase, giving the protein MKLAILGGAGMRTALLVNGLVRHSEELQFDEVALYDNDEERLMIMGRLSEYIAKTKDAPFRVTFTTDVREALTGADFIFSAVRVGQEESRVHDERVALKHGVLGQETTGPGGFAMALRTIPVMIEYSRIINEVCPNAWLLNFSNPSGLLAQALNTYGQCKTIGICDAHAGMKNALSKFLKVHFSRLQVDYFGLNHLGWIPRVYMDGVDQLPMILDRFEELAKGAHVFSFFEPELIRNIGMLPNEYLYYFYYHDLSVRNILETGETRGEQIVKLNRPLFARIAPLIREGKLAEAWKDYNETLDKRSSTYMSRETSGALHNIHEHEAEAFNQFEEEGYEGLAINVIKGIHLNKQQVLTLNVPNRGTIAGLKDDDVVEVPCIVNKNGPTPLTVGTVPDLAMSLIQPVKTYERFAVEAAVKGDYQAALNALTVHPLVPSFTVAKSMMDEYLQVHKKYLPQFQ; this is encoded by the coding sequence ATGAAATTAGCGATATTAGGTGGAGCAGGGATGAGAACCGCGCTTCTCGTTAATGGCTTGGTAAGACATTCCGAGGAGCTTCAATTCGATGAGGTAGCGCTTTATGACAACGATGAAGAACGTCTGATGATTATGGGGCGTTTGTCCGAATATATTGCGAAGACGAAGGATGCGCCATTCCGAGTCACGTTTACGACAGATGTGCGTGAAGCATTGACGGGGGCAGATTTCATTTTCTCCGCCGTTCGTGTCGGTCAAGAGGAAAGCCGTGTTCACGATGAGCGTGTGGCTCTGAAACACGGGGTATTGGGTCAGGAAACGACGGGGCCAGGCGGATTCGCGATGGCACTGCGGACGATTCCCGTCATGATCGAGTATTCCCGCATCATTAACGAAGTGTGTCCGAATGCGTGGCTGCTCAACTTCAGTAACCCGTCCGGGTTGCTCGCGCAAGCATTGAACACCTACGGACAGTGTAAAACGATCGGGATTTGCGATGCGCACGCTGGCATGAAGAACGCGCTTAGCAAGTTTTTGAAGGTGCATTTTTCCCGCTTGCAAGTGGATTATTTCGGTCTAAATCATTTGGGCTGGATTCCGCGCGTGTATATGGATGGGGTAGACCAGCTTCCGATGATCTTGGATCGTTTCGAAGAGCTTGCCAAAGGCGCGCACGTATTCAGCTTCTTCGAGCCTGAGCTGATCCGCAACATCGGGATGCTGCCAAACGAGTACTTATACTATTTCTATTATCATGATCTATCCGTCCGCAACATTCTGGAAACCGGTGAAACGCGCGGCGAGCAGATTGTAAAGCTGAATCGTCCACTGTTCGCCCGCATTGCGCCGCTGATCCGCGAAGGCAAGTTGGCTGAAGCGTGGAAGGATTACAACGAAACCTTGGATAAGCGCTCCAGCACCTATATGTCGCGTGAAACGTCCGGCGCTTTACACAACATTCATGAGCATGAAGCGGAAGCATTCAACCAATTCGAGGAAGAAGGCTACGAAGGGCTCGCGATCAATGTGATCAAGGGTATCCACTTGAACAAACAGCAGGTGCTGACGCTCAACGTACCGAACCGCGGCACCATTGCAGGCCTGAAAGACGACGATGTCGTCGAAGTGCCCTGCATCGTGAACAAGAACGGTCCGACGCCGCTTACCGTAGGGACTGTGCCAGATCTGGCGATGTCGCTGATCCAGCCAGTTAAAACGTACGAGCGCTTCGCAGTCGAAGCCGCCGTCAAAGGCGACTATCAGGCGGCATTGAACGCGTTGACTGTGCATCCGTTGGTACCGTCGTTTACGGTTGCCAAGTCGATGATGGACGAATATTTGCAGGTACATAAGAAGTACTTGCCGCAATTTCAATAA
- a CDS encoding carbohydrate kinase family protein yields the protein MVNVDVLVCGPIFTDIVFSNVPRMPKPGEEVYGQGFEFTCGGSTYITSVAMARLGMKIAVAAPLGNDFLSQFTKDQLQREGLTADYSYIVDRPMRQVTAAINTEGDRAFVTFQDQLDEAGYQQHLLALLDTMDASMLIVNAKPEFVPVIEKARSKGMSIVLDIGWDDEWIYSRALKQLLQLGHYFTPNLAEALAITGKSTAEEALDVLCGIVETPIVKLGAAGAIYPTVEGVGRIVGKPVESPVDTTGAGDNFLAGVLTGVLKGWGLEEAIQLGNYCGGQSVLGIGGTAASPTWEQVKTEFIHQLGGDGR from the coding sequence ATGGTGAACGTGGATGTTCTTGTATGCGGCCCCATCTTCACGGATATTGTGTTCTCAAACGTTCCGCGGATGCCGAAGCCTGGGGAAGAAGTATATGGGCAAGGCTTTGAATTTACGTGTGGAGGCAGTACGTACATTACTTCTGTCGCCATGGCGCGACTTGGTATGAAAATCGCGGTAGCGGCGCCGCTTGGCAATGACTTCTTGAGTCAATTCACGAAGGATCAATTGCAACGCGAGGGTTTGACTGCGGACTATTCGTACATCGTCGATCGACCGATGAGGCAGGTGACCGCGGCGATTAACACAGAGGGCGATCGCGCTTTCGTAACGTTCCAAGACCAGCTGGATGAAGCGGGGTATCAGCAGCATTTGCTTGCGTTGCTCGATACGATGGATGCCTCGATGCTAATCGTGAATGCGAAGCCAGAGTTCGTGCCTGTGATCGAAAAGGCACGCAGCAAAGGGATGTCCATCGTACTGGACATCGGATGGGATGACGAGTGGATCTACAGCCGGGCGTTGAAGCAGTTGCTGCAGCTGGGGCACTATTTTACGCCGAATCTGGCAGAGGCTTTGGCCATTACGGGGAAATCTACGGCTGAAGAAGCGCTGGATGTGCTCTGCGGCATTGTAGAGACGCCGATTGTTAAGCTGGGAGCGGCGGGAGCGATTTATCCGACCGTGGAAGGCGTTGGGCGCATTGTAGGCAAGCCTGTTGAATCGCCGGTCGATACGACGGGCGCAGGGGACAATTTTTTGGCTGGCGTATTAACGGGTGTTCTAAAAGGCTGGGGACTGGAAGAAGCGATTCAGCTTGGTAACTACTGCGGTGGTCAATCGGTGCTGGGTATCGGCGGTACGGCAGCTTCGCCAACATGGGAGCAAGTGAAAACGGAATTCATTCATCAGCTAGGGGGAGACGGAAGATGA
- a CDS encoding D-2-hydroxyacid dehydrogenase, producing the protein MEIRKIIVTGRMYKDLERLALLDTKREYLFLPEAEVNSNHFNWADGYVAFKPTESFHFGKLQWVHALGAGVDAFLLNREWKKDVVLTRTVGSFGRKIGEYCLSYILADVQRHEHFQQHQTERLWLPSEQKLLHQLNIVIFGTGTIGEEVGRMLSTLGVTVYGISRSGASNCHFNRVVPMTEMHTLLPHVDWVINTLPLTRMTESLFDLRLFSYLNGAGFINVGRGASVDEIGLLGAIERGHVRRAVLDVFREEPLPEQSPMWAHPNVVITPHISAVTGLEEAMDGLLAVLREIDSGLERISHSVDVCRGY; encoded by the coding sequence ATGGAGATTAGAAAAATCATAGTAACTGGACGGATGTACAAAGATCTAGAGCGTCTAGCCTTGCTGGACACGAAGAGGGAGTATTTGTTTCTTCCAGAGGCGGAGGTGAACTCGAATCACTTTAACTGGGCGGATGGATATGTGGCATTCAAACCGACGGAGTCGTTTCATTTCGGTAAGTTGCAGTGGGTTCATGCGCTTGGCGCTGGCGTTGATGCATTTTTATTGAATCGCGAGTGGAAAAAAGATGTGGTATTAACGCGTACGGTCGGCAGCTTTGGGCGGAAAATAGGGGAGTATTGCTTAAGTTATATCCTTGCCGATGTCCAGCGGCATGAACATTTTCAGCAGCATCAGACCGAACGACTATGGCTGCCTTCAGAGCAGAAGCTTCTGCATCAGCTGAACATCGTCATTTTCGGCACTGGCACGATCGGCGAGGAAGTGGGGAGGATGCTTAGCACTTTGGGGGTAACCGTATACGGAATATCGCGCAGCGGCGCATCGAACTGTCATTTTAATCGGGTCGTTCCGATGACAGAAATGCACACATTGTTACCACATGTCGACTGGGTTATTAACACGCTGCCCTTAACACGAATGACCGAGAGCTTATTTGATCTGCGCTTGTTTTCCTACCTGAATGGTGCAGGCTTTATCAATGTGGGTCGGGGAGCTTCCGTGGATGAAATCGGACTGCTCGGGGCGATTGAACGGGGCCATGTGCGCAGAGCTGTTCTTGATGTGTTTAGAGAGGAACCCCTGCCCGAACAATCTCCGATGTGGGCTCATCCGAATGTAGTCATTACCCCGCATATTTCTGCCGTTACTGGGCTGGAAGAAGCGATGGACGGCTTGCTTGCCGTACTGAGAGAAATAGATAGCGGACTAGAACGAATTAGCCATTCGGTGGATGTATGCCGAGGATATTAG
- a CDS encoding stalk domain-containing protein, protein MKKFMLGLLCGIGLTASTAVLASETISAYLFPATFEINGKSKELDSEYKVLNYNNHAYVPIRFISESLGLGVRYIDRDRVISISNEPTNADETARKVWLTQYRLNVGNDEVYVRSILGAPYAERTNDDNQQAVWRYDFAAASDYQYNGLSIDLEGLKEGKVNGQLIIHWSDDGKVNRIELWASQGTGTNRQIYTHYVYPDGSTGGALYE, encoded by the coding sequence GTGAAAAAATTCATGCTTGGTTTATTGTGCGGTATTGGTTTGACGGCTTCGACGGCTGTGTTGGCATCCGAGACCATTTCAGCTTACTTGTTCCCAGCAACATTTGAGATTAACGGGAAGAGCAAGGAGTTGGACAGCGAGTACAAAGTGTTAAATTACAATAATCATGCCTATGTGCCGATTCGTTTTATCTCTGAGAGTCTGGGTTTAGGCGTTCGGTATATCGATAGGGATCGGGTGATTTCGATTAGCAATGAACCGACGAATGCAGATGAAACGGCGAGGAAAGTATGGCTGACCCAATATCGTTTGAATGTTGGGAATGATGAAGTGTATGTCCGAAGCATCCTGGGCGCACCGTACGCAGAACGAACAAATGATGACAATCAACAAGCGGTGTGGCGGTATGATTTTGCGGCAGCCTCTGACTACCAGTATAACGGGCTATCGATTGATCTCGAGGGGTTGAAGGAAGGCAAAGTGAACGGCCAGCTTATTATTCATTGGTCTGACGATGGCAAGGTAAATCGAATTGAACTTTGGGCCTCCCAAGGTACGGGAACGAATAGGCAAATCTACACGCATTATGTCTATCCAGACGGCTCGACGGGTGGGGCGCTTTACGAATAG
- a CDS encoding GntR family transcriptional regulator produces MSTDSRPIYERIYETLKQEILQRKYEIGDRVPSEKELADDYNVSRITSKKALEMLAEAGLIVRKPGKGSFVAEEGESSIESSASEDRAKHTLIGLVITDFGNTFGTEMIYGMERASAEHESFLVLRRSFGLPENEEKAIRSFLELGVDGIIVFPAQGEFYNAEILKLVIGQFPLVLVDRHLKGVAAASISTDNISAARTGTDYLLDLGHKQICLLSPPPVDTTAIEDRIEGFVRAHAERGVLVDRSLWLDEITSTLPNSFHQPNMDNDIAMIKEHLRRNPEITALFAMEYNIALLAKAAVEQMGLQIPADISIVCFDSPPTTLGSGYRFTHLIQNEEEIGRLAVENVLKLKRGEKVLNKTSLDAKLVIGESTGPAK; encoded by the coding sequence TTGTCAACGGATTCGAGACCCATTTATGAACGTATATACGAAACATTGAAGCAGGAAATTTTACAACGTAAATATGAGATCGGCGACCGCGTTCCTTCCGAGAAGGAATTGGCCGATGATTATAACGTAAGTCGAATTACGAGCAAGAAGGCGTTGGAAATGCTGGCTGAGGCAGGGCTCATCGTTCGGAAGCCTGGCAAAGGCTCATTCGTTGCGGAGGAAGGCGAGTCCTCCATTGAGTCCTCAGCTTCCGAAGACCGCGCCAAGCATACGTTGATTGGTCTCGTTATTACCGATTTCGGCAATACGTTCGGCACGGAAATGATCTATGGCATGGAACGCGCATCTGCCGAGCATGAGAGCTTCCTCGTTCTGCGCCGTTCTTTCGGCTTGCCCGAGAATGAGGAGAAGGCAATTCGCTCCTTCCTGGAGCTTGGCGTTGACGGCATCATTGTATTTCCTGCACAAGGGGAGTTTTACAATGCGGAAATTTTGAAGCTTGTGATCGGTCAATTTCCGTTAGTGCTCGTAGACCGCCATCTCAAGGGTGTTGCGGCGGCATCGATCAGTACGGATAATATTAGCGCTGCTCGCACGGGCACTGATTACCTGCTGGATTTGGGGCATAAGCAGATTTGCTTGCTTTCGCCGCCTCCCGTTGATACAACTGCGATTGAAGATCGCATTGAGGGGTTCGTTCGCGCCCATGCGGAGCGCGGAGTGCTCGTGGACCGCTCCTTGTGGCTGGACGAAATTACGTCCACACTGCCGAACTCCTTCCATCAGCCCAATATGGATAACGATATTGCGATGATCAAGGAGCATCTTCGCCGCAATCCCGAGATTACGGCCTTATTCGCGATGGAGTATAATATCGCTTTGCTTGCTAAGGCGGCGGTAGAACAGATGGGACTGCAAATTCCAGCGGACATCTCGATCGTATGCTTCGATAGTCCGCCAACGACGCTCGGAAGCGGTTATCGCTTTACACATCTGATTCAGAACGAAGAAGAAATCGGGCGACTGGCTGTAGAGAACGTGCTGAAGCTCAAGCGCGGTGAGAAGGTGTTGAACAAAACGAGTCTGGACGCCAAGCTCGTCATCGGCGAATCAACAGGACCTGCCAAATAG
- a CDS encoding carbohydrate ABC transporter permease, translating to MASVSKLSRHQSRMGYLFITPTIFLFVIFTIIPVIMALYLSFTNYDIVSKNDFIGIDNYKRLADDPIFWTTLKNVLFYSVLYIPLNIIISLSMAVLFMRKRIGVKLFRTAGYLPTLTSGVAAATVWIWLLNPEYGLVNELLSKIGITGPSWLAEMPYAMLSIVFVTLWQSVGANMIIYLAGLNGVPDHLYESAKLDGANAWQSFRYMTWPVLRPTTFFVSTMSIIGALQLFDQAFVLTKGGPANSTKTTVYYIYQQGFGQLQMGYADAMAFALSLIILVFSLLNMKLNKEDESII from the coding sequence ATGGCATCGGTTAGCAAGCTTAGTCGGCACCAATCGAGGATGGGGTATCTGTTTATAACGCCAACCATTTTTTTGTTTGTTATATTCACGATCATCCCCGTCATCATGGCGCTGTATCTAAGCTTCACGAATTATGACATCGTGAGCAAAAATGATTTTATCGGAATCGACAATTACAAACGACTCGCAGATGATCCGATCTTTTGGACAACGCTGAAAAATGTCTTGTTCTACTCGGTCCTTTATATTCCGCTGAATATCATCATCTCGCTATCCATGGCGGTACTCTTCATGCGTAAACGCATCGGCGTCAAGCTGTTTCGCACAGCGGGCTATTTGCCCACGCTAACGTCTGGTGTTGCTGCGGCAACCGTGTGGATTTGGCTATTGAATCCCGAATATGGGCTTGTCAACGAACTCCTGAGCAAAATCGGGATAACAGGACCATCCTGGCTGGCCGAAATGCCGTATGCGATGCTCTCTATTGTGTTCGTGACCTTGTGGCAATCCGTTGGGGCGAATATGATCATTTATTTGGCTGGTTTGAATGGGGTCCCCGACCATTTGTACGAATCAGCGAAGTTGGATGGCGCGAATGCGTGGCAATCCTTCCGCTACATGACTTGGCCTGTGCTCAGGCCGACGACCTTCTTCGTCAGCACGATGTCAATTATCGGGGCGCTGCAGCTGTTCGATCAAGCCTTCGTGCTCACGAAGGGCGGTCCAGCGAACTCGACCAAAACCACGGTGTATTACATTTACCAGCAGGGATTTGGCCAATTGCAAATGGGGTATGCGGATGCGATGGCTTTCGCCTTATCGCTCATTATTCTGGTGTTCTCGCTGCTCAATATGAAGCTGAATAAGGAAGACGAATCGATCATCTAG
- a CDS encoding ABC transporter substrate-binding protein, translated as MRKWMTVITAVTLTASLAACSSKTDTEQTKASTKPEATTAPASATAAPAAKAPVEITFWGDWGGEGEKQFVMMADAFNKSQDKIKVKYVLQEDMITKFLTAASSGGSPDVMFWDRWRTSLYASKNVLHPIDDYMKRDNIKRTDYYDEALKELSAGDKLYGLPLTVDARALFYNKKLFAEKGLQPPKTWEELETAAKALTIWEGDKLVRSGMSMNDNGLFNMWLQQAGGSMMSGDMKKTNFNNEQGKQVLDFWDKLINKDKVYKVGFEKGLGEGTDAFVTGKVAMTYTGPWMLSTYKKYGKDLDFGVVPPPTGPSGGKGSVMGGFGLVIPAGSKHKDEAWEFEKWWLANKDNALLWAKTSMNLPGFKPALQDPFFKDDPNWKPFMDTLEFAKIRPQHPGYSVMEVDGLMPNLDLFVQGKQDAATTLKKGQEQGDKLLDQNAAGK; from the coding sequence ATGAGAAAATGGATGACTGTCATCACTGCTGTCACACTTACAGCTAGCTTAGCAGCTTGTAGTTCCAAGACTGACACGGAACAAACCAAAGCAAGTACGAAGCCTGAGGCCACCACTGCACCAGCGAGTGCGACGGCTGCACCTGCGGCGAAAGCGCCCGTGGAAATCACGTTTTGGGGCGACTGGGGCGGAGAAGGTGAGAAGCAATTCGTGATGATGGCGGATGCTTTCAACAAATCGCAGGATAAAATTAAAGTGAAATACGTGCTTCAAGAAGATATGATCACGAAGTTCCTGACAGCTGCCAGCTCAGGCGGATCGCCTGATGTGATGTTTTGGGATAGATGGCGGACGTCTCTCTATGCCTCCAAGAATGTGCTGCATCCGATCGACGATTACATGAAGCGAGATAATATTAAACGGACCGACTATTACGATGAGGCGTTGAAGGAACTGTCCGCAGGAGATAAACTGTACGGTCTTCCGTTAACGGTTGATGCAAGAGCACTCTTTTATAATAAAAAATTGTTTGCAGAGAAAGGTCTTCAGCCGCCCAAAACGTGGGAAGAACTCGAAACTGCGGCTAAAGCGCTAACGATCTGGGAAGGCGATAAGCTGGTTCGCTCCGGCATGTCGATGAATGATAATGGCCTCTTCAATATGTGGCTGCAGCAAGCTGGCGGGTCCATGATGTCGGGCGACATGAAGAAGACGAATTTCAATAATGAGCAGGGCAAGCAAGTACTGGATTTCTGGGATAAGCTGATCAATAAAGATAAAGTGTATAAAGTTGGGTTTGAAAAAGGCCTTGGTGAAGGCACAGATGCTTTCGTGACTGGCAAAGTTGCCATGACGTATACAGGTCCTTGGATGCTCTCTACCTATAAAAAATACGGAAAGGATCTGGATTTTGGGGTGGTCCCTCCTCCAACAGGTCCTAGCGGCGGCAAAGGCAGCGTCATGGGAGGCTTCGGACTCGTGATTCCAGCGGGCTCTAAGCATAAAGATGAGGCTTGGGAGTTCGAGAAATGGTGGTTAGCAAATAAAGACAATGCGTTGCTATGGGCCAAAACGAGCATGAATCTGCCTGGCTTCAAGCCAGCCCTGCAGGATCCGTTCTTCAAGGATGATCCGAACTGGAAGCCGTTCATGGATACGTTGGAATTTGCCAAAATTCGTCCGCAGCACCCTGGCTACTCCGTCATGGAAGTTGATGGGTTGATGCCGAATCTGGACCTCTTTGTCCAAGGCAAACAGGATGCGGCAACGACTTTGAAGAAGGGTCAAGAGCAAGGCGATAAATTGCTCGATCAGAACGCAGCAGGTAAGTAA
- a CDS encoding type II toxin-antitoxin system VapC family toxin: MPLSNIDFGNSVVPLSTSGNDAFFLDTNLWVAYLYDKHEKHLACFCLISYLIKNNVILCYSEVVLVELLNSLARVLYIDDEYLAFETANGIQSHHVKRTKMNSFKNTWSSRVLKTEPETLKNYSSLALSKIKPAINNAMLIESTETVIDEILTIPCVVPLGSADFMISTIAINFGCQYILSIDGDMGIVDDIAVITTAIRNDSFDVQDMLTKLDLIDYLYSELGEADFKAKFPHIAVPTP, translated from the coding sequence ATGCCTCTATCCAATATAGATTTTGGAAACAGTGTCGTTCCCCTATCAACTTCAGGGAACGATGCTTTTTTTCTTGATACTAATTTATGGGTTGCTTATCTATACGATAAACACGAAAAGCATTTAGCATGTTTTTGTCTTATCTCCTACTTAATCAAAAACAATGTTATTCTTTGTTACTCGGAAGTAGTTCTTGTTGAGCTTTTAAACTCATTAGCGCGAGTCTTGTATATTGACGATGAATATCTCGCTTTTGAAACAGCAAATGGTATTCAATCTCACCATGTAAAGCGAACAAAGATGAATAGTTTTAAAAACACGTGGAGCAGTAGGGTCTTAAAAACAGAGCCTGAGACATTAAAAAACTATAGCTCACTTGCGCTTAGCAAAATAAAACCTGCCATAAATAATGCCATGCTTATTGAGAGCACGGAAACAGTCATTGATGAAATATTGACCATTCCTTGTGTCGTCCCCTTAGGATCGGCAGATTTCATGATTTCAACAATTGCAATAAACTTCGGTTGTCAATATATTCTATCGATTGACGGTGACATGGGTATCGTCGATGATATCGCTGTAATTACCACAGCCATTAGAAACGACTCATTCGATGTCCAAGATATGCTTACAAAACTAGATTTAATCGATTATCTTTACTCTGAGTTAGGGGAAGCTGATTTTAAAGCTAAATTCCCACACATTGCAGTACCCACCCCTTAA
- a CDS encoding glycoside hydrolase family 76 protein codes for MNKRFWMRWGITMVGIIIILATWGVMNMGNEHNVTDAQVGNVSKADSWSQRADLAQAGLGSNYWNNKLNLFDNLSPCHDLCNEKFHYWWQAHGIDTLVDAYVRTGHVEVKNKLGNMYQGMLDRNGGVWPNDFYDDMEWLALAWLRAYEATSEERYKEAALLLWEDIKTGWNEEQGGGIAWRKPQLDYKNTPANAPAVILAARLYKQFGNAEDLVWAKKIYDWQRANLVDPESGFVWDGKNREGDGKIDKTWEFSYCQGVYIGAGVELFRATGDRGYLADAAQTAHASKLRLTSPITGMLPSESNGDGGLFKGIFVRYLTELVLADPSQKEALELLRTNAESLWSYGRDEQRQMFSKSWATTPEPAEDLSVNLSGVMLLECMAVLEKRGLLAVK; via the coding sequence TTGAATAAACGGTTTTGGATGCGTTGGGGAATTACGATGGTTGGCATCATTATCATATTGGCTACCTGGGGAGTGATGAACATGGGGAATGAACATAACGTAACAGATGCACAGGTAGGTAACGTGAGTAAAGCGGACAGTTGGTCGCAACGAGCGGATCTCGCACAGGCGGGATTGGGCAGTAACTATTGGAATAACAAGCTGAACTTATTTGATAATTTATCCCCATGTCACGATTTATGCAATGAGAAGTTTCACTATTGGTGGCAGGCGCATGGGATCGATACCTTAGTGGATGCGTATGTGAGAACGGGGCATGTCGAGGTTAAAAATAAGCTGGGGAACATGTATCAAGGCATGTTGGATCGCAACGGCGGCGTGTGGCCGAATGACTTCTATGATGATATGGAATGGCTTGCGCTAGCTTGGCTTCGGGCCTATGAAGCGACGAGCGAGGAGCGGTATAAGGAAGCGGCGCTGTTGCTATGGGAAGATATTAAGACAGGCTGGAATGAAGAGCAAGGCGGAGGTATCGCTTGGCGCAAGCCTCAGTTGGATTATAAGAACACGCCGGCCAACGCCCCTGCGGTCATTCTGGCTGCGCGATTGTATAAGCAATTTGGCAACGCAGAAGATTTGGTGTGGGCGAAGAAGATTTATGATTGGCAAAGGGCGAATCTCGTCGACCCCGAATCGGGCTTCGTCTGGGATGGCAAGAACCGCGAAGGCGACGGCAAAATCGATAAGACGTGGGAATTCTCGTATTGCCAGGGCGTGTATATTGGTGCTGGTGTAGAGCTGTTCCGTGCAACAGGGGATCGCGGTTATTTGGCGGATGCGGCCCAGACAGCGCATGCGTCGAAGCTGAGGCTGACGAGCCCGATCACGGGCATGCTGCCAAGCGAAAGCAACGGGGATGGCGGTCTGTTCAAGGGCATATTCGTCCGCTATTTGACGGAATTGGTATTAGCCGATCCGAGTCAAAAGGAAGCACTGGAATTGCTGCGCACCAACGCGGAGAGCCTTTGGTCATATGGACGTGACGAGCAGCGCCAGATGTTTAGTAAGTCATGGGCGACAACGCCTGAACCAGCGGAAGATTTAAGCGTGAACTTAAGCGGTGTTATGCTGTTGGAGTGCATGGCGGTACTGGAGAAGCGAGGTTTGTTGGCGGTCAAATGA